In the genome of Croceimicrobium hydrocarbonivorans, one region contains:
- a CDS encoding DUF6660 family protein codes for MKWLCYILAVYFLGLSFITCADDLSNNSSTENQQVVMSSDSHSGHDNGSSSNDLCNPICSCHCCHIHVIFPNAMSEANPLGNPSHYPFYHQNFKSLDLFELFIPPRA; via the coding sequence GTGAAATGGCTATGCTACATATTGGCAGTTTATTTTCTGGGTCTTTCGTTCATAACCTGCGCGGATGATCTTAGCAATAATTCCTCTACTGAAAATCAGCAGGTTGTGATGAGCAGTGATTCCCATTCCGGGCACGATAACGGGTCATCTTCCAATGACTTATGTAATCCAATATGCTCCTGCCATTGTTGCCATATCCATGTTATCTTCCCCAATGCAATGAGCGAAGCCAATCCACTTGGCAATCCATCGCATTACCCTTTTTATCATCAAAATTTCAAAAGCCTCGACCTCTTCGAGCTTTTTATTCCTCCAAGGGCCTAA